In one Ischnura elegans chromosome 13, ioIscEleg1.1, whole genome shotgun sequence genomic region, the following are encoded:
- the LOC124170162 gene encoding zinc finger protein 260-like, whose amino-acid sequence MTEVYIPMQDCQLPRANIVFNEKGEKEELLNEENYPAFISPNAVGTSSDAVDPLEGDDEPLFTEDEKLIGNSKMASDSMTEAIGLSNPDQVLVETTPTSHLLAERNVWIDLNDYCIGSSASVTHIQSKTVAFPCGDGTNVMDKDLKEDIAHHADKVLSNSIPDDGHSYMKHIPASRNSGNGATMTVVGDRRDAPNITGSLRLIRVTENRRVGIEAVMENQKKMSYCFIKNPRNGKNSNEKLYYCSHCRYGFNTNDDLIKHMEIHSGTSNLDPNDESSMGKDESFTVPASREESNNSRESSISETLTGLKRRRRGAMRKLKAPVLEICGGFGERKTAVRVGSSDGDGKPYTQNMSPESTTSCARNLRNDALGGAKGGPFNCNVCNKSFTRRGILGNHMRSHEERKRYPCTICSKSFASKFHITQHMRTHTEEKPFSCSDCAKSFSHKGNLMKHLRTHTGEKPFSCNYCAKAYTRKEKLILHLRVHTGEKPFSCNYCAKAFSGKDNLILHLRVHTGGKPFSCNYCSKAYFRKNTLVQHMHTHTGEKPFSCNYCAKTFSLKCNLIQHLRTHTGEKPFSCNYCAKAFSIKKKLILHLRVHTGEKPFSCNYCSKAYTRKNTLVEHMHTHTGEKPFSCNYCTKTFTRKDKLVEHLRVHTGEKPFSCNYCSKAYTRKNNLVKHMHTHTREKPFSCNYCAKTFIRKDKLVEHSRVHTGEKPFSCNYCAKTFPRKDKLIQHTHTHT is encoded by the exons ATGACTGAAGTATACATTCCTATGCAAGACTGCCAATTACCCAGAGCCAATAttgtg TTTAATGAGAAAGGGGAGAAGGAAGAGCTCCTCAATGAGGAGAATTATCCTGCATTTATCTCACCGAATGCGGTTGGCACCTCAAGTGATGCTGTAGACCCCCTGGAAGGTGATGACGAG CCTTTGTTTACAGAGGACGAAAAACTGATTGGTAATTCTAAAATGGCCAGTGACTCTATGACTGAGGCTATAG ggctgTCAAATCCTGACCAAGTGCTGGTAGAAACGACACCAACTTCACACCTGCTGGCAGAAAGAAATGTATGGATTGATCTTAATGATTATTGTATTGGTTCATCAGCCTCAGTGACACACATTCAATCCAAGACTGTGGCGTTCCCATGTGGGGATGGAACGAATGTGATGGATAAAGATTTGAAAGAAGACATTGCTCATCATGCTGACAAGGTACTGTCtaactcaattcctgatgatggacaCAGTTATATGAAACACATTCCAGCATCTAGAAACAGTGGAAATGGAGCCACAATGACTGTTGTAGGGGATAGAAGGGATGCACCAAATATCACAGGTAGCCTTAGGTTGATCAGAGTCACTGAAAACAGAAGAGTTGGCATTGAAGCAGTCatggaaaaccaaaaaaagatgagttattgcttcatcaaaaatcctagaaatggtaaaaattcaaacgaaAAGTTATATTATTGCTCCCACTGCAGATATGGATTCAACACCAATGATGATCTGATCaaacacatggaaattcattctgGTACCAGCAATTTGGATCCTAATGATGAATCATCTATGGGAAAAGATGAGTCTTTCACAGTCCCCGCATCaagagaagaaagtaataattctcGCGAGTCGTCCATCTCTGAGACATTGACGGGATTGAAAAGGAGAAGACGAGGGGCGATGCGAAAATTAAAAGCTCCTGTTTTAGAAATCTGTGGTGGATTTGGAGAGAGGAAAACTGCGGTACGAGTGGGAAGTTCTGATGGGGATGGGAAACCATACACGCAGAATATGTCCCCAGAGTCCACCACCTCTTGCGCGAGAAACCTCAGAAATGATGCGCTAGGAGGCGCAAAAGGAGGGCCTTTCAACTGCAACGTGTGCAACAAATCGTTCACTCGGAGAGGCATTCTTGGCAATCACATGCGTTCGCACGAAGAAAGAAAACGTTATCCGTGTACGATCTGCAGTAAGTCTTTCGCTTCGAAGTTTCACATAACTCAACACATGCGCACGCACACggaagagaagcctttttcatgtagtgattgcgcaaagtctttctctcataaaGGCAACCTCATGAAGCATTTGCGCACCCACACGggggagaagcccttttcgtgcaattattgtgCAAAGGCTTACACTAGAAAGGAGAAACTCATCCTACACttgcgtgtacacacaggagagaagcctttttcttgcaattattgcgcaaaggctTTCAGTGGAAAGGACAATCTCATCCTACACTTGCGTGTACACACGGGGGGgaagcccttttcgtgcaattattgctcaAAGGCTTACTTTAGAAAAAATACACTCGTCCAACACATGCATacgcacacaggggagaagcctttttcgtgcaattattgcgcaaagacttTCTCTCTTAAATGCAACCTCATACAACATTTGCGCacccacacaggggagaagcctttttcttgcaattattgcgcaaaggctttcagtataaaaaagaaactcatcctacacttgcgtgtacacacaggggagaagcccttttcgtgcaattattgctcaaaggcttacactagaaaaaataCACTCGTCGAACACATGCATacgcacacaggggagaagcctttttcgtgcaattattgcacaaagactttcactagaaaggacAAACTCGTCGAACACttgcgtgtacacacaggagagaagcctttttcgtgcaattattgctcaaaggcttacactagaaaaaataACCTCGTCAAACACATGCATACGCACACaagggagaagcctttttcgtgcaattattgcgcaaagacttTCATTAGAAAGGACAAACTCGTtgaacactcgcgtgtacacacaggagagaagcctttttcgtgcaattattgcgcaaagacttTCCCCAGAAAGGACAAACTCATCCAACACACGCATACGCACACATGA